A region of Spiribacter roseus DNA encodes the following proteins:
- a CDS encoding DUF1820 family protein yields MASAEHIYRVIFHNQGKIYEIYARNISDGGLLGFVEIEELTFGERTQVVVDPAEEKLKSEFEGVKRTYVPMHSIVRVDEVEKEGTAKISEADGNVTPFPSSVYTPGHRTD; encoded by the coding sequence ATGGCGTCTGCAGAGCATATCTATCGCGTGATCTTCCACAATCAGGGCAAGATATATGAAATCTATGCCCGTAATATTTCCGATGGCGGGCTGCTTGGGTTTGTGGAGATTGAGGAGCTCACCTTTGGCGAGCGCACCCAGGTGGTCGTGGATCCCGCCGAAGAGAAACTCAAGAGCGAGTTCGAAGGCGTCAAGCGCACCTATGTGCCCATGCACTCCATTGTCCGAGTCGACGAGGTCGAAAAGGAAGGCACCGCTAAGATCTCTGAGGCGGACGGCAACGTCACACCGTTCCCCAGCTCGGTTTACACCCCGGGGCACCGCACCGATTGA
- a CDS encoding peroxiredoxin, whose translation MGLRIGSLAPDFTAKTTEGEIRFHDWIGDNWAILFSHPKDFTPVCTTELGYMAQLKPEFDRRGTKVIGLSVDPVENHATWAQDIEETQGTAPNYPMIGDTDLTVAKLYDMLPEDEGDSCEGRTAMDNATVRAVYVVGPDKRIKAMLVYPMTTGRDFNEILRLLDSLQLNARHTVATPVNWQDGDDIIIPPAVSDEQARDKFPEGWETLKPYLRVAKQPAD comes from the coding sequence ATGGGACTGCGTATCGGAAGCCTCGCGCCGGATTTTACCGCCAAAACAACCGAAGGCGAGATCCGCTTTCATGACTGGATCGGTGACAACTGGGCGATTCTTTTCTCGCATCCGAAGGACTTCACGCCGGTCTGCACCACTGAGCTCGGCTACATGGCCCAGCTCAAGCCTGAGTTCGACAGGCGTGGCACCAAGGTGATCGGCCTGTCGGTGGATCCGGTCGAAAACCATGCCACCTGGGCGCAGGATATCGAGGAGACTCAGGGGACGGCGCCCAATTATCCGATGATCGGCGATACGGACCTGACCGTCGCCAAGCTCTACGACATGCTGCCGGAGGACGAGGGTGACAGCTGCGAGGGTCGCACGGCCATGGACAACGCCACCGTGCGTGCCGTCTACGTCGTGGGGCCGGACAAGCGCATCAAGGCGATGCTGGTTTACCCGATGACCACCGGGCGTGACTTCAACGAGATCCTGCGGTTGCTCGATTCCCTTCAGCTGAACGCCCGACATACGGTCGCGACGCCCGTGAACTGGCAGGACGGTGATGACATCATCATCCCGCCGGCGGTCAGTGACGAGCAGGCCCGGGATAAATTCCCCGAGGGCTGGGAAACGCTTAAGCCGTATCTGCGGGTGGCCAAGCAGCCGGCGGACTGA
- a CDS encoding histidine triad nucleotide-binding protein: MSKPCIFCEIVAGRMDADVIHRDDQVVAFHDIHPQAPTHVLIIPRRHIESMVDIQPDDASLIGHMHLTAKKLAHELEIADTGYRSIFNCGRDAGQTVWHIHLHLMGGRSMGWPPWPGN, from the coding sequence ATGAGTAAACCGTGCATTTTCTGTGAGATCGTCGCTGGGCGGATGGATGCCGATGTAATCCATCGGGATGACCAGGTGGTGGCCTTTCACGACATTCACCCTCAGGCGCCCACGCATGTGCTGATCATCCCACGCAGGCACATCGAGAGCATGGTCGATATCCAGCCCGATGACGCGTCCCTGATCGGCCACATGCACCTGACCGCCAAAAAGCTCGCCCACGAGCTGGAAATCGCGGACACGGGGTATCGCAGCATATTCAACTGCGGCCGTGATGCCGGGCAGACCGTCTGGCATATCCATCTCCACCTAATGGGTGGGCGCAGCATGGGCTGGCCGCCCTGGCCGGGGAACTGA
- the derI gene encoding D-erythrulose-4-phosphate isomerase, which translates to MKIAVAGDSAGEGLAEVLAEHLAKNHDVENVSRTERGPDPFYAMLADRVGSAVLAGTYDRAVLICGTGIGVCLSVNKLPGIRAAQCHDTYSAERAALSNNAQIITMGARVVGTELAKSVADAFMACEFDPQGRSAGNVAAINEVDAKYHTGT; encoded by the coding sequence ATGAAAATCGCCGTTGCCGGTGACAGTGCCGGAGAAGGACTGGCCGAGGTGCTTGCCGAGCACCTGGCAAAAAACCATGACGTGGAGAATGTCTCGCGGACTGAGCGGGGCCCTGATCCGTTCTATGCGATGCTCGCCGACCGAGTCGGCTCAGCGGTGCTAGCGGGGACCTACGACCGTGCTGTTCTGATCTGCGGGACCGGCATCGGGGTCTGCCTGTCGGTGAACAAGCTGCCGGGCATTCGTGCCGCCCAGTGCCATGACACGTATTCCGCCGAACGGGCTGCACTCTCGAATAACGCGCAAATCATCACGATGGGTGCACGGGTCGTTGGCACGGAACTGGCCAAGTCGGTAGCCGATGCGTTCATGGCCTGTGAGTTTGATCCGCAGGGACGGTCGGCGGGTAACGTGGCCGCGATCAACGAAGTTGACGCCAAGTATCACACGGGAACCTAG
- a CDS encoding triose-phosphate isomerase — protein sequence MATAKLWIGTSWKMNKTRDEALTWASAVAPQSFPSDMQPFVIPPYTSIAVVAEALAATNVRIGAQNIHWADAGAWTGEVSASMVRDCGASLVELGHSERRTHFGDTDGRVAQKVAAALRHGLTPLICIGETAADRANGQADRVLAQQVRAALSGVAPEHRQATVLLAYEPVWSIGEGGTPASAAYAQARHAVIAEVARAATGRSVPCLYGGSVNAGNCRDYVRQPDIDGLFIGRAAWQAEDYLEIVGRCADA from the coding sequence ATGGCAACCGCAAAGCTTTGGATCGGCACCAGCTGGAAGATGAACAAAACGCGGGATGAGGCACTGACGTGGGCGTCGGCCGTGGCGCCCCAGTCCTTCCCGAGCGATATGCAACCCTTCGTGATCCCTCCGTATACGAGTATTGCGGTGGTTGCGGAGGCGCTCGCCGCCACGAATGTGAGGATCGGCGCGCAGAACATCCATTGGGCTGATGCTGGTGCTTGGACCGGAGAGGTATCGGCGTCAATGGTCAGGGATTGCGGGGCGAGCCTCGTTGAATTGGGCCATTCGGAGCGCCGAACGCACTTCGGGGACACCGATGGGAGGGTGGCGCAGAAGGTGGCGGCCGCTCTGCGTCATGGTCTGACACCGCTGATCTGTATTGGCGAGACCGCCGCCGACAGGGCCAACGGGCAGGCCGACCGTGTGTTGGCGCAGCAGGTCCGCGCCGCCCTGAGTGGCGTTGCCCCAGAGCACCGTCAGGCGACGGTGTTGCTCGCCTACGAGCCGGTTTGGTCCATCGGCGAGGGCGGGACGCCGGCCAGCGCGGCCTACGCCCAGGCCCGGCATGCCGTGATTGCTGAGGTTGCCCGCGCGGCGACCGGCCGGTCTGTGCCCTGTCTCTACGGGGGCTCGGTCAACGCCGGGAACTGCCGTGACTATGTCCGCCAGCCCGATATTGACGGGCTATTCATCGGTCGCGCCGCCTGGCAGGCGGAGGACTATCTGGAAATCGTTGGCCGCTGCGCCGACGCATGA
- the tkt gene encoding transketolase, whose amino-acid sequence MTIDHADLTNCISALTIDAVEAAQSGHPGAPMGMADAATVLARRHLKFDASAPHWADRDRLVLSNGHASMLLYALLHLTGVEAVTLEALRNFRQIGSATAGHPEFGHLPGIETTTGPLGQGFAAAVGMAMTERLLRAEFGEQAVDHHTYVLLGDGCLQEGIGQEALSLAGHLGLGKLIVLYDDNGITIDGPTDVSFSEDVPARFAACGWHIQQCDGHDPDALDAAIGAARANTDKPSMVAMKTTIGFGAPTKAGTAASHGAPLGAEEAAGAKHALDWHAPAFTIPAELAAKWKAIGARGADARLAWEQRIDAMPPAQRREFLRRMAGELPDGFEPAFDSARRALLSAPQNVATRKAGQMTLDALAAALPELVGGSADLTGSNLTRVPAVEPLYTRDAPGRYIGYGVREFAMAAAMNGMGNHGGIIPYGGTFLVFSDYARNAIRLAALMKQGTIFVMTHDSIGLGEDGPTHQPVEHLAALRAIPGLNVYRPADSVETLECWALAIRHRHAPSVIVLSRQATPQLRHEATKKNPCERGAYIIRRVGSGDHLALLATGTEVAIAVAAAEVLSAEHGIGVRVVSMPCWEHFEDQSATERAAVLGQAPRLAIEAAGKFGWTRYVDDERDVIGLDGFGASGPGPALYEHFGITADAIIQRARTRLRL is encoded by the coding sequence ATGACCATCGACCACGCCGATCTCACTAATTGCATCAGCGCCCTGACCATCGATGCGGTGGAAGCCGCCCAGTCCGGCCATCCCGGGGCGCCCATGGGGATGGCCGATGCAGCCACCGTACTGGCCCGCCGCCATCTCAAGTTCGATGCCTCAGCGCCTCACTGGGCTGATCGCGATCGGCTGGTTCTGTCGAATGGCCACGCCTCGATGCTCCTCTACGCCCTGCTGCACCTGACCGGAGTCGAGGCGGTTACCCTGGAGGCGTTGCGCAACTTTCGACAGATCGGATCGGCAACGGCAGGACATCCGGAGTTCGGCCACTTACCGGGTATCGAGACCACCACGGGCCCGCTGGGACAGGGGTTTGCCGCCGCTGTGGGCATGGCGATGACCGAGCGGTTGCTCCGGGCCGAATTCGGTGAACAGGCGGTGGATCACCACACCTACGTCCTGCTGGGCGATGGTTGCCTGCAGGAGGGCATCGGTCAGGAGGCCCTGTCGCTGGCCGGTCACCTGGGGCTTGGCAAACTCATCGTGCTCTACGACGACAACGGCATCACCATTGATGGCCCCACTGACGTCTCTTTTTCGGAAGATGTCCCCGCCCGATTCGCTGCCTGCGGCTGGCATATCCAGCAATGCGACGGCCACGATCCCGACGCCCTGGATGCCGCCATCGGGGCAGCGCGGGCCAATACCGACAAGCCCTCAATGGTGGCCATGAAAACCACCATCGGCTTTGGGGCGCCCACCAAGGCAGGGACCGCGGCCTCGCATGGTGCGCCACTCGGTGCCGAGGAAGCCGCCGGTGCCAAACACGCACTGGACTGGCATGCTCCGGCGTTCACGATCCCCGCTGAGCTGGCAGCCAAGTGGAAGGCCATCGGCGCCCGTGGGGCCGACGCGCGGCTGGCCTGGGAACAGCGCATCGATGCAATGCCGCCCGCGCAGCGCCGGGAATTTCTGCGCCGCATGGCCGGCGAGCTCCCGGACGGGTTCGAGCCCGCGTTCGACAGCGCCCGCCGGGCGCTACTGAGCGCACCGCAGAACGTTGCCACGCGCAAGGCCGGCCAAATGACGCTGGATGCACTGGCCGCCGCTCTTCCCGAACTGGTGGGGGGCTCGGCCGACCTGACCGGCTCCAACCTCACCCGCGTCCCGGCGGTCGAACCGCTCTACACCCGCGACGCTCCCGGGCGCTACATTGGCTATGGCGTACGGGAGTTTGCGATGGCTGCGGCCATGAACGGCATGGGCAATCATGGTGGCATCATTCCCTACGGGGGCACTTTTCTGGTCTTCTCGGACTATGCCCGCAATGCCATCCGCTTGGCTGCATTAATGAAGCAGGGGACCATCTTCGTCATGACCCATGACTCCATCGGGCTGGGTGAGGATGGTCCCACCCATCAGCCGGTGGAACACCTTGCAGCGCTGCGCGCGATCCCCGGTCTGAATGTCTATCGGCCGGCCGACAGCGTCGAGACGCTGGAGTGCTGGGCGCTTGCGATCCGGCATCGCCACGCCCCATCGGTGATTGTCCTATCGCGTCAGGCGACCCCGCAGCTGCGTCACGAGGCGACCAAGAAAAACCCCTGCGAACGCGGGGCCTACATCATTCGGCGCGTGGGCAGCGGCGACCATCTAGCGCTACTTGCCACCGGAACCGAGGTTGCAATCGCCGTGGCGGCCGCCGAGGTGCTGAGCGCCGAGCACGGCATTGGTGTTCGAGTGGTGTCCATGCCGTGCTGGGAGCATTTCGAAGACCAGTCGGCCACTGAGCGGGCCGCCGTACTGGGCCAGGCGCCGCGGCTCGCCATCGA